From Halapricum desulfuricans, a single genomic window includes:
- a CDS encoding DUF5796 family protein, with the protein MNRASEVAPSTLPVELTEGGIGVEYLDGRQVFYHGVPSKTVESHRTTPQMDVHVLITDGDGTEGILVYLNDRKTGDEILEDSGVGRVLLADGESASVFPGVTVTRDGFALEIDADFETVDGRVFVFEESEMAERRHEIVAE; encoded by the coding sequence ATGAATCGCGCCAGCGAGGTCGCGCCGTCGACGCTTCCGGTCGAGCTCACCGAGGGCGGTATCGGTGTCGAATACCTGGACGGACGGCAGGTGTTCTATCACGGTGTGCCCTCGAAGACAGTCGAGAGCCATCGCACGACGCCCCAGATGGACGTTCATGTCCTCATCACTGATGGGGACGGGACCGAAGGGATCCTCGTCTATCTCAACGACCGCAAGACCGGCGATGAGATCCTCGAAGACAGCGGCGTCGGCCGCGTCCTGCTCGCCGACGGCGAGTCTGCGAGCGTGTTCCCCGGCGTGACAGTCACGCGAGACGGGTTCGCTCTCGAAATCGACGCCGACTTCGAGACCGTCGACGGTCGGGTATTCGTCTTCGAGGAATCGGAGATGGCCGAACGCCGTCACGAGATCGTCGCCGAGTAG
- a CDS encoding antitoxin VapB family protein codes for MATKTISLDEEAYERLKARKKEGESFSETVKRLAGERSWNEVTGILSEDEAAALEAAIEDGRRKSNERSDRLTAALNEAGDDEASE; via the coding sequence ATGGCGACAAAAACGATTTCACTCGACGAGGAAGCCTACGAGCGGCTGAAAGCCCGAAAAAAGGAGGGAGAAAGCTTCAGTGAAACCGTCAAGCGCCTTGCAGGGGAACGGTCGTGGAACGAGGTCACAGGCATTCTTTCCGAGGACGAGGCGGCAGCCCTCGAGGCAGCTATCGAGGACGGACGAAGGAAGTCCAACGAACGGAGTGATCGCCTCACAGCGGCGTTAAACGAAGCCGGAGACGACGAGGCGTCGGAATGA
- a CDS encoding chorismate mutase translates to MADNDTDSRHPDEMNLAELREEIETIDREIVEKIAQRTYVADTIAQVKSEKGLPTTDEQQEQAVMDRAGDNAEQFDVDANLVKAVFRLLIELNKVEQRESR, encoded by the coding sequence ATGGCTGACAACGACACAGACAGCAGGCACCCGGACGAGATGAACCTCGCGGAGTTGCGCGAGGAGATCGAGACGATCGATCGCGAGATCGTCGAGAAGATTGCCCAGCGCACCTACGTCGCGGACACGATCGCACAGGTCAAATCCGAGAAGGGGCTACCGACGACCGACGAACAGCAGGAGCAGGCCGTGATGGATCGCGCCGGCGACAACGCCGAGCAGTTCGACGTGGACGCGAACCTGGTGAAAGCCGTCTTCCGACTGCTGATCGAGCTGAACAAGGTCGAGCAGCGCGAGAGTCGGTAG
- a CDS encoding shikimate kinase: MHGQARAPAAGTVLNALATGKGSAFAIDAYTTATVELLEDTDVITGEVAEDRDADTRLIETCVAYVLDAHGEAAISGAHVETESEVPMASGLKSSSAAANATVMATLDALDATEKMTREDAARLGVMAARDVGVTVTGAFDDASASMLGGVTVTDNASDELLAREEVDWDVLVWTPDERSFSADADAERCERIAPMADLAFDLANEGAYGRAMTVNGLAFSAALGFSTDPMVEAMPLVEGVSLSGTGPSVVAVGDREALEDVREMWDRRDGSTWLTTTQTAGTRTR, translated from the coding sequence ATGCACGGACAGGCACGGGCGCCGGCCGCCGGGACGGTGCTGAACGCCCTCGCGACCGGCAAGGGTTCGGCGTTCGCCATCGACGCCTACACGACTGCGACGGTCGAACTGCTCGAGGACACCGACGTGATCACCGGCGAGGTCGCCGAGGATCGCGATGCAGACACGCGACTGATCGAAACCTGCGTCGCGTACGTCCTCGACGCCCACGGCGAGGCGGCGATTTCGGGCGCACACGTCGAGACCGAGAGCGAGGTGCCGATGGCTTCCGGGCTGAAATCCTCTTCAGCGGCCGCTAACGCCACTGTCATGGCGACGCTGGATGCTCTCGACGCGACCGAGAAGATGACGCGTGAAGACGCCGCCCGACTGGGTGTCATGGCCGCGCGGGACGTCGGGGTCACAGTCACCGGCGCGTTCGACGACGCGTCGGCGTCGATGCTCGGCGGCGTCACAGTCACCGACAACGCGAGCGACGAACTGCTCGCTCGCGAGGAAGTCGACTGGGACGTGCTCGTCTGGACGCCCGACGAGCGGTCCTTCAGCGCCGACGCGGACGCCGAGCGCTGCGAACGGATCGCGCCGATGGCCGATCTGGCGTTCGATCTCGCCAATGAGGGGGCGTACGGACGCGCGATGACCGTCAACGGACTGGCCTTTTCGGCGGCGCTTGGCTTTTCGACCGATCCGATGGTCGAGGCGATGCCGCTGGTCGAGGGCGTCTCGCTGTCGGGGACCGGGCCGAGCGTCGTCGCGGTCGGCGACCGGGAGGCATTAGAGGACGTGCGAGAGATGTGGGACCGACGGGACGGATCAACATGGCTGACAACGACACAGACAGCAGGCACCCGGACGAGATGA
- a CDS encoding type II toxin-antitoxin system VapC family toxin, translating into MIQDTSFIIDLLRGDENAKRLLNIVEKEARPQKLSSVTVLELYEGVARSQTPETKRERILEILETKHVVSADHTVMRKAGTLSGELITDGERVEREDCIIAATALLNDEPVITRNTTHFGRIDGLEVRSY; encoded by the coding sequence ATGATTCAGGACACATCGTTCATCATCGACTTACTCCGGGGCGACGAAAACGCGAAACGGCTGCTCAACATCGTCGAAAAAGAAGCGCGACCACAGAAACTGTCCTCCGTGACAGTGTTGGAACTCTACGAGGGCGTCGCTCGATCGCAAACGCCGGAGACGAAGCGGGAGCGAATTCTCGAGATACTGGAAACGAAGCACGTCGTGAGTGCCGACCACACCGTGATGCGAAAAGCCGGAACACTTTCGGGAGAGCTAATCACTGACGGCGAACGGGTCGAGCGAGAAGACTGTATTATCGCTGCGACTGCGCTTCTCAACGACGAGCCGGTCATCACAAGAAACACGACGCACTTCGGACGTATCGACGGCCTCGAAGTACGGTCGTACTAA